Proteins found in one Zea mays cultivar B73 chromosome 1, Zm-B73-REFERENCE-NAM-5.0, whole genome shotgun sequence genomic segment:
- the LOC103637577 gene encoding RNA polymerase II C-terminal domain phosphatase-like 1: MAERDYALEMWRLLDPDSRLINSVQLHDRMVCVKSGLKKSLLNVFHDGSCHPGMALVIDDRLKVWDEKDQLRVHVVPAFTPYYAPQAEANCSIPVLCVARNVACNVRGGFFK, translated from the exons ATGGCTGAAAGAGACTATGCTTTAGAAATGTGGAGATTGCTTGATCCAGATTCAAGATTAATTAATTCTGTTCAACTTCATGATAGGATGGTGTGCGTAAAATCTG GTTTAAAGAAGTCCTTGCTAAATGTCTTCCATGATGGTTCTTGTCATCCTGGTATGGCATTAGTAATTGATGATCGTCTGAAAGTTTGGGATGAGAAGGATCAATTACGAGTTCATGTGGTTCCTGCATTTACTCCATATTATGCTCCACAGGCAGAG GCAAATTGTTCTATCCCGGTTCTTTGTGTAGCCAGAAACGTTGCATGCAATGTTAGGGGTGGTTTCTTCAAGTAA